One window from the genome of Streptomyces sp. WZ-12 encodes:
- a CDS encoding RRQRL motif-containing zinc-binding protein, with amino-acid sequence MGALPVFRWRLAPDGYATRRQLRARGLRPGGQPVVAQLERPRRRRPPLVAYLYRVDLAKPVRPMTPARWAALAKANRARRICPQCRAEAGYVIPPSLGACVPCAFPDPSRAVRSA; translated from the coding sequence ATGGGCGCGCTGCCGGTGTTCCGGTGGCGCCTTGCTCCGGACGGCTACGCCACGCGCCGCCAACTGCGCGCCCGTGGCCTGCGGCCCGGTGGGCAGCCGGTGGTGGCGCAGCTCGAACGGCCGCGACGCCGCCGGCCCCCGCTGGTCGCCTACCTCTACCGGGTCGACTTGGCCAAGCCGGTCCGCCCGATGACGCCCGCCCGGTGGGCGGCGCTGGCCAAGGCCAATCGCGCCCGCCGCATCTGCCCGCAGTGCCGCGCTGAAGCGGGCTACGTGATCCCTCCCTCGCTGGGCGCCTGCGTGCCCTGCGCCTTCCCTGATCCCTCCCGCGCTGTGAGGAGTGCCTGA
- a CDS encoding protein spdB, producing MKGKTVLPAVAMTAVSMVLTLAVVVMWLGTAVPWMVALVVGLGIDGGWLATLAYERRLAAQGDHSTPVTVVGWAFGAVATGVLVAHALTSSSSAAWLAVSWLPLAAKALWLVHGLWERTALTPRALESIRGIQQEARDEAAVARARLRADAATEETRLTAVTGAGARVARVQAATAVTLSKAWSTLETARAGEETGKALTSVTTPVTPGVTPRWELPVWGPSEPVRVPALEAVATDSDDALDVLVEEIRTSRTPPLSYREMSARFRAAGHSASEVRLRAAWKRVAA from the coding sequence GTGAAAGGCAAGACGGTCCTGCCCGCCGTGGCGATGACGGCGGTGTCGATGGTGCTCACCTTGGCCGTGGTGGTGATGTGGCTGGGCACGGCCGTGCCGTGGATGGTCGCGCTGGTCGTTGGTCTCGGCATCGACGGCGGTTGGCTGGCCACCCTCGCCTACGAGCGGCGGCTTGCCGCGCAGGGCGACCACTCCACGCCCGTCACGGTCGTCGGCTGGGCGTTCGGCGCGGTGGCGACTGGCGTCCTGGTCGCCCACGCGCTCACCAGCTCGTCGTCCGCTGCGTGGCTGGCGGTCTCCTGGCTCCCCCTTGCTGCCAAGGCCCTGTGGCTCGTCCATGGGCTGTGGGAGCGCACGGCCCTGACTCCGAGGGCGCTGGAGTCGATCCGGGGGATCCAGCAGGAGGCCCGGGATGAGGCGGCCGTGGCACGGGCTCGACTCCGGGCCGATGCGGCTACGGAGGAGACTCGGTTGACGGCCGTGACGGGTGCCGGGGCACGCGTCGCACGCGTCCAGGCCGCGACCGCCGTGACGCTTTCCAAGGCGTGGTCGACGCTGGAGACGGCGCGGGCGGGCGAGGAGACCGGCAAGGCGCTGACCAGCGTGACGACCCCCGTCACGCCGGGCGTCACACCGCGTTGGGAGCTTCCCGTGTGGGGCCCTAGCGAGCCGGTGCGGGTGCCCGCCCTGGAGGCAGTCGCCACCGACTCGGATGACGCGCTCGACGTGCTGGTGGAGGAGATTCGCACCAGCCGGACCCCGCCCCTGTCCTATCGCGAGATGTCCGCGCGGTTCCGGGCGGCCGGGCACTCCGCTTCCGAGGTTCGCTTGCGTGCCGCGTGGAAGCGCGTGGCCGCCTGA
- a CDS encoding tyrosine-type recombinase/integrase, with protein sequence MHETPSLHRDLIDGRVRLPQVGAVIVGTTPSLPWLVVDAADREIEPVSAYLRDRMLGDASTATCRSYGYDLLRWHRVLWALDVGWEQVTEAETAALVGWLRHARNPQRQRRRPGSHPAGSVNPKTGKPTLRAGYAPSTIAHNLTVVHGFYAFHQPFGRGPLVNPVPESAARRAALAHRSPLEVRQQHRRARLRPKVPVRHPRSIPDDQWDELFTQMKCVRDKALLSNYLASASRASELLGVGLGDIDWTKGQLWVISKGTRARQPVPTSPEGLAYLAAYLEEDGLPPEGTPVWRTRRGEPRPLTYWAARRIFQRACEVLGANWTLHDLRHTAAKRMARDPELKLHEVQTILRHAHISTTELYTAVGLDDLLDKLGAYYARPVQPVSWPTQYAADDIEAAFGAGQ encoded by the coding sequence ATGCACGAGACTCCTTCGCTTCATCGCGATCTGATTGACGGGCGGGTACGGCTGCCGCAGGTCGGCGCCGTGATCGTAGGTACGACGCCGTCGCTGCCGTGGCTGGTGGTGGACGCCGCCGACCGTGAGATCGAGCCGGTCAGCGCCTACCTGCGGGACCGGATGCTCGGCGACGCCAGTACGGCGACCTGTCGGAGCTACGGCTATGACCTGCTGCGCTGGCACCGCGTGCTTTGGGCCCTGGATGTGGGGTGGGAACAGGTCACCGAAGCCGAGACCGCCGCCCTGGTTGGTTGGCTGAGGCACGCCCGCAACCCTCAACGTCAACGGCGACGCCCCGGCAGCCACCCGGCCGGATCCGTGAACCCGAAGACGGGCAAGCCCACCCTGCGGGCCGGATACGCGCCGTCGACGATCGCCCATAACCTGACGGTGGTCCACGGCTTCTACGCCTTTCACCAGCCGTTCGGCCGTGGTCCGTTGGTCAACCCGGTCCCGGAGAGCGCGGCTCGACGAGCCGCGCTTGCCCACCGGTCGCCGTTGGAGGTCCGCCAGCAGCACCGACGGGCCCGGCTGCGTCCGAAGGTGCCTGTCCGGCATCCGCGGTCCATCCCGGATGACCAGTGGGACGAGCTGTTCACGCAGATGAAGTGCGTTCGGGACAAGGCCCTGTTGTCGAACTACCTCGCCTCCGCGTCCCGGGCGTCCGAGCTGTTGGGGGTCGGCCTCGGTGACATCGACTGGACCAAGGGCCAGCTCTGGGTAATCTCCAAGGGCACCCGGGCCCGGCAGCCGGTCCCGACCTCCCCAGAGGGCTTGGCCTACCTGGCCGCTTACCTGGAAGAGGACGGACTGCCGCCGGAGGGGACACCGGTCTGGCGGACCCGCCGTGGCGAGCCCCGCCCGCTCACCTACTGGGCGGCCCGCCGCATCTTCCAGCGGGCCTGCGAGGTACTCGGGGCGAACTGGACCCTGCACGACCTGCGACACACGGCCGCGAAGCGGATGGCCCGCGATCCGGAGCTGAAGCTGCACGAAGTACAGACGATCTTGCGCCACGCACATATCAGCACCACCGAGCTCTACACGGCGGTCGGCCTGGACGACCTGCTGGACAAGCTCGGGGCCTACTACGCCCGGCCGGTTCAGCCGGTTTCGTGGCCGACCCAGTACGCGGCGGACGACATCGAGGCGGCGTTCGGTGCCGGGCAGTAA
- a CDS encoding tyrosine-type recombinase/integrase yields the protein MRLKGPTTNRVRRHQAEGPVPDGKFTPTAILPAPPPPPSRPPRSLGDFDTAPIEEIVDVAADHFSESEALKWVQRGSMRAFLSYLATFPGETWQERWEASGHDEGRPVGDAAGDDAPLRRKLNCAAGQSFALRLVRPTLLGFRSNRFSNYSPWFRGVAQDPLLEAFCRRADQLPLSQARRTRTKFDVCCALTVFGIDLKDLTPEALLHYAVESRKHELAGEKTSFAGTLAWPILHEMGHFPASAPRSLRGAVTRGQVPVEEAVDRHQLHNGAMRDLLVEYIRRRSAGLDYSTLRQLTNLLVRVFWKQIEKINPGQKDLKLSEETFTQWKEWLMVLPDGKPRLDVDGPMMAVRALYLDLQSWAAAEPERWAKWVAPCPIRDADLRWFQVRRRRLQERMANRTRDRQPLLPILSKHVNDKWHRLRTLLDAALMVELGEEFTAEGATWLRVSTKDQRHNRPPVRAVNRVSGELVHLSRDEGLAFWQWAVVETLRLAGLRAEELTELTHLSVRQYQRPNGEVVALLVVTPSKSDRERIIPMPAELFHVIAQVIRRHRNEHGTVPVCVRYDPHEKTWSDPLPYLFQSFHGGTQRGMSSTTLWRVIGRACDELALTHPQFKDVRFAPHDFRRLFATELVNNGLPIHIGAALLGHLDIRTTRGYVAVFDEDVISNYHQFLARRRAERPEEEYRRPSPEEWTEFEEHFDKRRVELGSCGRPYGTPCAHEHACIRCPMLSINPKMIPRLDELEQDLLTRRERATAEGWQGEIEGLDLTLTFLRSKREQARRFQRKGPVSLGLPAVPHQGPQVTDG from the coding sequence ATGCGGCTGAAGGGCCCGACGACCAATCGGGTCCGCCGCCATCAGGCCGAGGGGCCTGTCCCGGACGGCAAGTTCACACCGACCGCGATCCTGCCGGCCCCGCCTCCGCCACCGTCCAGGCCGCCACGCTCGCTGGGCGACTTCGACACGGCGCCGATAGAGGAGATCGTCGACGTCGCGGCTGACCACTTCTCGGAGTCCGAGGCCCTGAAGTGGGTTCAACGGGGTTCCATGCGGGCCTTCCTCAGCTACCTCGCCACGTTCCCGGGAGAGACGTGGCAGGAGCGGTGGGAAGCCTCCGGGCATGACGAGGGGCGGCCGGTCGGGGACGCCGCGGGCGACGACGCCCCACTGCGCAGGAAGCTGAACTGCGCGGCTGGGCAGTCCTTCGCCCTGCGGCTGGTGCGTCCCACCCTGCTGGGCTTCCGCTCCAACCGCTTCTCCAACTACTCGCCCTGGTTCCGTGGGGTCGCCCAAGACCCTTTGCTGGAGGCGTTCTGCCGACGCGCCGACCAGTTGCCGCTCAGCCAGGCCCGCCGGACCCGGACCAAGTTCGATGTCTGCTGCGCGTTGACCGTCTTCGGCATCGATCTGAAGGACCTGACCCCAGAGGCCCTGCTGCACTACGCCGTCGAGTCCCGCAAGCACGAGCTGGCCGGAGAAAAGACCAGCTTCGCCGGCACTCTGGCCTGGCCGATCCTGCACGAGATGGGCCACTTCCCCGCGTCGGCACCCCGCAGCCTGCGCGGTGCCGTCACCCGCGGCCAGGTCCCCGTCGAAGAGGCCGTGGACCGCCACCAACTCCACAACGGCGCGATGAGGGACCTGCTGGTCGAGTACATCCGCCGCCGCTCCGCGGGCTTGGACTACTCGACCCTGCGGCAGCTGACGAATCTGCTGGTCCGGGTCTTCTGGAAGCAGATCGAGAAGATCAACCCTGGCCAGAAGGACTTGAAGCTGTCGGAGGAGACGTTCACGCAGTGGAAGGAATGGCTGATGGTGCTGCCCGACGGCAAGCCACGGCTTGACGTCGACGGGCCGATGATGGCCGTCCGCGCGCTCTACCTCGACCTGCAAAGCTGGGCTGCCGCCGAGCCGGAGCGCTGGGCGAAGTGGGTCGCTCCCTGCCCGATCCGCGACGCCGACCTGCGATGGTTCCAGGTCCGCAGACGCAGACTGCAAGAGCGTATGGCCAACCGCACCCGCGATCGCCAGCCTCTCCTGCCGATCCTGTCGAAGCACGTCAACGACAAGTGGCACCGCCTGCGGACCCTTCTGGACGCGGCCCTGATGGTCGAGCTCGGTGAGGAATTCACCGCCGAGGGTGCCACTTGGCTTCGGGTCTCTACCAAGGACCAACGGCACAACCGCCCGCCGGTCCGCGCGGTCAACCGTGTCTCGGGTGAACTGGTCCATCTCTCCCGGGACGAGGGCCTTGCCTTCTGGCAGTGGGCCGTCGTCGAGACTTTGCGACTGGCGGGCCTGCGGGCCGAAGAACTGACCGAGCTGACGCATCTCAGCGTCCGGCAATACCAACGGCCCAACGGTGAAGTCGTGGCTCTGCTCGTCGTCACCCCGTCCAAGAGCGACCGCGAACGGATCATCCCCATGCCCGCCGAGCTCTTCCACGTCATCGCCCAGGTCATCCGCCGCCACCGCAATGAGCACGGAACCGTCCCGGTCTGCGTCCGCTATGACCCGCACGAAAAGACCTGGAGCGACCCACTGCCCTACCTGTTCCAGAGCTTCCACGGAGGCACACAGCGAGGCATGTCCAGCACCACCCTCTGGCGCGTGATCGGAAGAGCCTGCGACGAACTCGCCCTCACCCACCCGCAGTTCAAGGACGTACGGTTCGCGCCCCACGACTTCCGCAGGCTCTTCGCCACCGAATTGGTCAACAACGGCCTGCCGATCCATATCGGCGCGGCCTTGCTCGGGCATCTCGATATCCGGACCACCCGTGGCTACGTCGCGGTCTTCGACGAGGACGTGATCAGCAACTACCACCAGTTCCTCGCCCGGCGCCGGGCCGAACGGCCCGAGGAGGAATACCGTCGGCCCAGCCCCGAGGAATGGACGGAGTTCGAGGAGCACTTCGACAAGCGGCGAGTCGAACTCGGCTCCTGCGGCCGGCCCTACGGGACACCCTGCGCTCACGAGCACGCCTGCATCCGCTGCCCGATGCTCTCGATCAACCCGAAGATGATCCCGCGGCTCGATGAACTGGAGCAGGATCTCCTCACCCGACGCGAGCGGGCGACCGCCGAGGGCTGGCAGGGTGAGATCGAAGGACTCGACCTCACCCTCACCTTCCTGCGGAGCAAACGCGAGCAGGCGCGACGCTTCCAGCGCAAGGGTCCTGTCTCGCTCGGGCTTCCCGCTGTTCCTCATCAAGGGCCCCAGGTCACAGACGGGTGA
- a CDS encoding sigma-70 family RNA polymerase sigma factor encodes MWVNDWPRQAACKTSNPGELYIGELELTPDKAVCTGCSVRMECLADALDNRVTSGVWGGMTERERRNLLHRRRTVTSWANLLRHARLEYERSVGERPGPDFDEDFEMLFREWFVRLVGFLIRGGARQPDAEDSVQSAFVELAGVWDSVSERTAWLRTVAYRKWKRMLHKTRKDELVFCLPEDPAKDATNDVVGQSQIIQLLRQLPPMQQAVMAFEFDGCSPAETAEVMGVPAVNVRQNLRRARSNLAQLIKKNGML; translated from the coding sequence ATGTGGGTGAATGACTGGCCGCGCCAGGCCGCCTGCAAGACCTCGAACCCTGGCGAGCTGTACATCGGCGAACTGGAGCTGACTCCTGACAAAGCAGTCTGCACCGGCTGTTCCGTGCGCATGGAATGCCTTGCCGACGCTCTCGACAACCGCGTCACGTCCGGCGTGTGGGGTGGGATGACGGAGCGGGAGCGCCGAAACTTGCTCCATAGACGACGCACGGTGACGTCGTGGGCCAACCTGCTTAGGCACGCACGGCTGGAGTACGAGCGTTCTGTCGGTGAGCGCCCGGGGCCCGACTTCGATGAAGACTTTGAGATGTTGTTCCGCGAGTGGTTCGTTCGGTTGGTGGGTTTCCTCATCAGAGGTGGTGCCCGACAGCCGGACGCGGAGGACTCCGTCCAATCCGCCTTCGTCGAACTCGCAGGCGTGTGGGACTCGGTGAGCGAGCGGACCGCCTGGCTGCGCACGGTGGCCTATCGCAAGTGGAAGCGCATGCTGCACAAAACCCGCAAAGACGAGCTGGTCTTCTGCCTACCGGAGGATCCTGCGAAGGACGCTACCAATGATGTTGTCGGCCAGTCTCAGATCATTCAGCTGCTGCGCCAGTTGCCGCCAATGCAGCAGGCTGTGATGGCATTCGAGTTCGACGGATGCAGCCCGGCCGAAACTGCAGAGGTGATGGGGGTACCAGCTGTGAACGTACGGCAGAACCTGCGTCGAGCTCGCTCTAATCTGGCCCAACTGATCAAGAAAAACGGGATGTTGTGA
- a CDS encoding transcriptional regulator: MHAATFAAVFIALYVAHSVGDHWVQTSHQSAHKGRPGWVGRLADARHVATLTLTKLAVLIPAAALLGLHLSVLGIVAGLIVDAVTHWWADRRTTLAWLAKVTGKGEFYRLGAPRAGHDDNPHIGTGAYALDLLCTNSVAGRVVR; encoded by the coding sequence GTGCACGCTGCCACGTTCGCCGCTGTCTTCATCGCCCTGTACGTCGCCCACAGCGTGGGTGACCACTGGGTGCAGACCTCGCACCAGTCCGCACACAAGGGCCGTCCCGGTTGGGTCGGCCGCCTCGCGGACGCCCGGCACGTCGCCACCCTGACACTCACCAAGCTCGCCGTCCTCATCCCGGCCGCCGCGCTGCTGGGGTTGCACCTGTCGGTTCTCGGCATCGTCGCCGGGCTCATCGTCGACGCCGTCACGCACTGGTGGGCCGACCGGCGCACCACGCTCGCGTGGCTGGCCAAGGTGACCGGCAAGGGCGAGTTCTACCGGCTCGGTGCCCCGCGCGCCGGCCACGACGACAACCCGCACATCGGCACCGGCGCGTACGCGCTTGACCTTCTCTGCACCAACTCGGTTGCCGGACGCGTCGTGCGCTAG
- a CDS encoding DUF4097 family beta strand repeat-containing protein, which produces MTERTIPVDAIGPIALDLAMNAGSIRVAVDPTLMQARVVLKTNATSGPSADAIRDTAVSLNGQNLRVRVPDAAGGVSGSTTIRMGGSTMTFSGGSGVQIVGGNVYVSGNGGGKVFINGREVTATGPAGDAVTPITAEVHLPAKSVALISTHTADTVITGTLARLEYDGTSGSLIADRVGDLDVTATSGSVIVNEVTGPLDANLTSGNLGIGAYSGHAARLNLTSGNVRMAATEQATGRLTVNATSGCARITGASHLNVRRRVTSGYVQIS; this is translated from the coding sequence ATGACCGAGCGCACGATCCCTGTGGACGCCATCGGCCCGATCGCCCTGGACCTGGCGATGAACGCGGGCAGCATCCGCGTCGCCGTCGATCCGACGCTGATGCAGGCGCGAGTGGTGCTGAAGACCAACGCCACCTCGGGTCCGTCGGCCGATGCGATCCGCGACACCGCAGTGAGCCTGAACGGGCAGAACCTCAGGGTCCGTGTCCCGGACGCGGCCGGTGGCGTGAGCGGCAGCACCACCATCCGCATGGGTGGCAGCACTATGACGTTCTCCGGCGGCAGCGGCGTGCAGATCGTGGGCGGCAACGTCTACGTCTCCGGCAACGGCGGCGGCAAGGTCTTCATCAACGGCCGCGAGGTCACCGCCACCGGCCCGGCCGGCGACGCGGTCACCCCGATCACCGCCGAAGTCCACCTGCCTGCCAAGTCGGTGGCGCTGATCAGCACGCACACCGCCGACACCGTCATCACGGGCACGCTGGCGCGGCTTGAGTACGACGGCACCTCCGGCTCTCTGATCGCTGACCGCGTCGGCGACTTGGACGTCACGGCTACCAGCGGCAGCGTCATCGTCAACGAGGTCACCGGCCCGCTGGACGCCAACCTGACCTCCGGCAACCTCGGCATCGGCGCCTACAGCGGCCATGCCGCCCGGCTGAACCTCACCTCCGGCAACGTCCGCATGGCCGCGACGGAGCAGGCCACCGGCCGCCTCACGGTCAACGCCACCTCGGGCTGCGCGCGCATCACGGGCGCCTCGCACCTGAACGTCCGCCGCCGGGTCACCAGCGGCTACGTCCAGATCAGCTAG
- a CDS encoding GntR family transcriptional regulator, translating to MSLDPNDDRPPYLQVSSVLRAEILTKKFEPGKQLPSGPELAKRFEVARGTVTRALDMLRDEGLIVTRKGSGSFVRERTERPVGLRPHLEMAFADPHVTVDFAGFSSETLHSAMQEPLDKIRAGRLRPESIEVRLLLPDTTAPMAVPTLVDGLADDPALRDRARDIALTNAAGIRHSVEVLAELGLVEKASVNVKVYRATSLFKLYILNRRDVFFGFYPLRDRTMEVAGESRTFYDVTGKDASLFHHAAGPDGESMGSQYVQQATRWFESIWNTIAFEREA from the coding sequence ATGAGCCTCGACCCGAACGACGACCGCCCGCCGTACTTGCAGGTCAGCAGCGTGCTTCGCGCGGAAATCCTCACGAAGAAGTTCGAGCCCGGGAAGCAGTTGCCTTCAGGACCCGAGTTGGCCAAGCGATTCGAAGTGGCCCGTGGAACGGTGACCCGAGCACTCGACATGCTCAGGGACGAAGGGCTGATCGTGACCCGCAAGGGGTCCGGCTCCTTCGTGCGCGAGCGCACAGAACGGCCGGTCGGCCTCCGGCCGCACCTGGAAATGGCGTTCGCTGACCCTCACGTCACGGTCGACTTCGCCGGATTCAGCAGCGAGACGCTGCACAGCGCTATGCAGGAACCTCTCGACAAGATCCGGGCTGGTCGGCTCCGGCCCGAGTCGATTGAGGTCCGGCTTCTTCTGCCGGACACCACGGCGCCGATGGCCGTGCCGACACTGGTCGACGGGCTTGCAGATGATCCTGCGCTGCGCGATAGGGCCCGGGACATCGCGCTGACGAACGCGGCCGGCATCCGGCACTCGGTCGAGGTGCTGGCTGAGCTCGGGCTGGTCGAGAAGGCATCGGTGAACGTGAAGGTCTACCGAGCCACGTCCCTGTTCAAGCTCTACATCCTCAACCGCCGCGACGTGTTCTTCGGCTTCTATCCGCTGCGTGACCGCACGATGGAGGTGGCGGGCGAGTCGCGCACCTTCTACGACGTCACCGGCAAGGACGCCTCGCTGTTCCACCACGCGGCAGGCCCCGACGGCGAGTCCATGGGATCGCAGTACGTCCAGCAGGCCACAAGGTGGTTCGAGAGCATCTGGAACACCATCGCGTTCGAGCGTGAAGCATGA